From a single Eleginops maclovinus isolate JMC-PN-2008 ecotype Puerto Natales chromosome 2, JC_Emac_rtc_rv5, whole genome shotgun sequence genomic region:
- the banp gene encoding protein BANP isoform X2: MTGQNLLVSFTASISQRLEGIESKLYSLDATCKALGRKLDSMVPCAKSPIQVPMVAGSPQGATQTWNKVRCVVPQTNVIVSSEHPKGTIQEETPLENLLSNTVARKRHNTILVKVPGPDESQEEQDSGSEASDTVSNGGHSSNAQNGQNVTLITLNSEDDYPVGTWLGDENNPEMRVRCPVSAADMLHITTNCRTAEKMALTLLDYLFHREVQAMSNLSGQGKHGKKQLDPLMIYGIRCHLFHKFGITESDWYRIKQSIDSKCRTAWRRKQRGQSLAVKSFSKRTPRSSASEGGMGDETGHIEAATQQTLHYTLANQQVQFHRIGEDGQVQVIPQGQLHIAQVPQGEEVQITQDSEGNLQIHQVHVGQDGQVLRGAQLIAVASADGGATAVEGSPLPSDIQVQYVQLAPVADHTAAVQAAELNPTLQAELEVKEAIQGAIQGENGEVVQIVTSVAT, encoded by the exons ATGACCGGACAG AACTTGTTGGTCTCATTCACTGCATCAATCAGCCAGCGATTGGAGGGAATTGAATCAAAGTTATACTCTCTGGATGCTACGTGCAAAGCCCTTGGACGCAAACTGGACAGCATGGTGCCATGTGCAAAGAGTCCTATCCAGGTTCCTATGGTTGCAGGGTCTCCGCAGGGGGCCACTCAAACTTGGAACAAAGTGAGATG TGTTGTACCACAAACAAATGTGATAGTGAGCAGTGAACACCCAAAGGGCACGATCCAAGAAGAAACACCTCTGGAGAATCTACTCAGCAA CACTGTTGCCAGGAAGCGTCACAACACAATCCTTGTAAAGGTCCCGGGCCCAGATGAGAGTCAGGAAGAACAGGACAGCGGCTCAGAGGCCAGTGACACTGTCTCAAATGGCGGCCATTCCAGCAATGCGCAAAATGGCCAAAATGTCACACTCATCACGCTCAACTCAGAAG ATGATTACCCAGTGGGCACCTGGTTGGGAGACGAGAACAACCCCGAGATGCGTGTTCGTTGTCCGGTGTCTGCAGCTGATATGCTCCATATCACCACAAACTGTCGCACAGCAGAGAAAATGGCGCTGACACTGTTAGACTACCTTTTCCACCGGGAAGTCCAGGCCATGTCAAACCTGTCTGGCCAGGGCAAACACGGCAAGAAGCAGCTGGACCCGCTCATGATCTATGGAATTCGCT GCCATTTGTTCCACAAATTTGGTATCACAGAATCAGACTGGTACCGCATCAAGCAAAGCATCGATTCAAAGTGTCGCACCGCCTGGAGACGCAAGCAGCGCGGCCAGAGTCTCGCTGTCAAGAGCTTCTCTAAACGCACGCCGCGGAGTTCAGCCTCAG AGGGAGGCATGGGAGACGAAACGGGACACATTGAGGCTGCCACCCAGCAGACCTTGCACTACACACTGGCCAATCAACAAGTCCAGTTTCACCGTATCGGCGAGGATGGACAAGTTCAAGTG ATTCCACAGGGTCAGTTGCACATTGCCCAGGTGCCACAAGGAGAGGAGGTGCAGATCACACAGGACAGTGAG GGAAATCTCCAGATCCACCAAGTACACGTCGGTCAGGATGGACAG GTGCTACGTGGGGCTCAGCTCATAGCGGTGGCATCAGCTGATGGCGGGGCCACAGCAGTAGAGggctctcccctcccctctgaCATCCAAGTGCAGTACGTCCAACTCGCGCCCGTCGCAGATCACACAGCTGCCGTACAG
- the banp gene encoding protein BANP isoform X1, whose amino-acid sequence MSEQELEEIVQITVEDFNQDDRTDMLDNHEDDEDKPQKKKRKLSTSQENNNNNQDISFIKNLLVSFTASISQRLEGIESKLYSLDATCKALGRKLDSMVPCAKSPIQVPMVAGSPQGATQTWNKVRCVVPQTNVIVSSEHPKGTIQEETPLENLLSNTVARKRHNTILVKVPGPDESQEEQDSGSEASDTVSNGGHSSNAQNGQNVTLITLNSEDDYPVGTWLGDENNPEMRVRCPVSAADMLHITTNCRTAEKMALTLLDYLFHREVQAMSNLSGQGKHGKKQLDPLMIYGIRCHLFHKFGITESDWYRIKQSIDSKCRTAWRRKQRGQSLAVKSFSKRTPRSSASEGGMGDETGHIEAATQQTLHYTLANQQVQFHRIGEDGQVQVIPQGQLHIAQVPQGEEVQITQDSEGNLQIHQVHVGQDGQVLRGAQLIAVASADGGATAVEGSPLPSDIQVQYVQLAPVADHTAAVQAAELNPTLQAELEVKEAIQGAIQGENGEVVQIVTSVAT is encoded by the exons ATGTCTGAGCAAGAGTTGGAGGAAATTGTGCAAATAACAGTGGAGGATTTTAACCAGGATGACCGGACAG ACATGCTGGACAATCATGAAGACGACGAAGACAAGCCtcagaagaaaaagaggaaattaagCACCAGCCAAgagaataacaacaataaccaAGACATTTCTTTTATTAAG AACTTGTTGGTCTCATTCACTGCATCAATCAGCCAGCGATTGGAGGGAATTGAATCAAAGTTATACTCTCTGGATGCTACGTGCAAAGCCCTTGGACGCAAACTGGACAGCATGGTGCCATGTGCAAAGAGTCCTATCCAGGTTCCTATGGTTGCAGGGTCTCCGCAGGGGGCCACTCAAACTTGGAACAAAGTGAGATG TGTTGTACCACAAACAAATGTGATAGTGAGCAGTGAACACCCAAAGGGCACGATCCAAGAAGAAACACCTCTGGAGAATCTACTCAGCAA CACTGTTGCCAGGAAGCGTCACAACACAATCCTTGTAAAGGTCCCGGGCCCAGATGAGAGTCAGGAAGAACAGGACAGCGGCTCAGAGGCCAGTGACACTGTCTCAAATGGCGGCCATTCCAGCAATGCGCAAAATGGCCAAAATGTCACACTCATCACGCTCAACTCAGAAG ATGATTACCCAGTGGGCACCTGGTTGGGAGACGAGAACAACCCCGAGATGCGTGTTCGTTGTCCGGTGTCTGCAGCTGATATGCTCCATATCACCACAAACTGTCGCACAGCAGAGAAAATGGCGCTGACACTGTTAGACTACCTTTTCCACCGGGAAGTCCAGGCCATGTCAAACCTGTCTGGCCAGGGCAAACACGGCAAGAAGCAGCTGGACCCGCTCATGATCTATGGAATTCGCT GCCATTTGTTCCACAAATTTGGTATCACAGAATCAGACTGGTACCGCATCAAGCAAAGCATCGATTCAAAGTGTCGCACCGCCTGGAGACGCAAGCAGCGCGGCCAGAGTCTCGCTGTCAAGAGCTTCTCTAAACGCACGCCGCGGAGTTCAGCCTCAG AGGGAGGCATGGGAGACGAAACGGGACACATTGAGGCTGCCACCCAGCAGACCTTGCACTACACACTGGCCAATCAACAAGTCCAGTTTCACCGTATCGGCGAGGATGGACAAGTTCAAGTG ATTCCACAGGGTCAGTTGCACATTGCCCAGGTGCCACAAGGAGAGGAGGTGCAGATCACACAGGACAGTGAG GGAAATCTCCAGATCCACCAAGTACACGTCGGTCAGGATGGACAG GTGCTACGTGGGGCTCAGCTCATAGCGGTGGCATCAGCTGATGGCGGGGCCACAGCAGTAGAGggctctcccctcccctctgaCATCCAAGTGCAGTACGTCCAACTCGCGCCCGTCGCAGATCACACAGCTGCCGTACAG
- the ces2b gene encoding fatty acyl-CoA hydrolase precursor, medium chain, giving the protein MTSRAKQTLFFLTSVLFLYVAADPQAPEVHTKLGSLRGQTLSVKGKENGVHAYVGVPFAKPPVAPALRLAAPQPVEGWEGVRDATKQPPMCVQDRQIIIDLLEKLGGMLVDVPDISEDCLYLNIYTPADRNPDAKLPVMVWIHGGGFVLGSASVYDGSALAAYQDMVIVLIQYRLGLLGFLSTGDEHISGNFGMLDQVEALRWIQQHIHNFGGNPDLVTIFGESAGGVSASLMLLSPLSDGLFHRAIAESGTAGMDAIFVNDPLPVAQMVANSSGCSLESTEKIADCMKSLDINTIEALAKDKNLRISINIDGHFLKKTVDELFRTHEVLTVPFMTGINNDEGGWMLANFFVPPNWTEGIDREHFMNFLHFFFPNPEDAILRDLILDEYIGTGEDRVKNRDGITELLGDIIFNIPAIKTATAHRDAGADVYLYEYQYPLKILKAKRPSFVGSDHGDEIFTVLGLCFTTKHVKLSEPCTEEEEQFSRTMMSYWSNFAHTGSPNGDGLAPWPKYGVEEGYLSLDIKEQVAGQHLRKNRFVFMTQTLPEKVRQHKEKMERNEL; this is encoded by the exons ATGACGTCCCGTGCGAAACAAACTTTGTTCTTTCTAACGTCTGTGTTATTTCTCTATGTTGCTGCAGATCCACAGG CACCTGAAGTCCACACCAAGCTGGGGAGTCTGAGAGGTCAGACTCTGAGTGTCAAGGGGAAGGAGAATGGGGTCCATGCCTACGTAGGTGTCCCATTTGCCAAGCCACCTGTGGCCCCTGCTCTGAGACTGGCTGCCCCCCAGCCTGTGGAGGGATGGGAAGGAGTGAGAGACGCCACAAAGCAGCCACCCAT GTGTGTTCAAGATAGACAAATTATcatagatttgttagaaaaactTGGTGGCATGTTGGTAGATGTGCCAGACATTTCAGAGGACTGCCTTTACCTCAACATTTACACCCCTGCCGACAGAAATCCCGATGCCAAGCTTCCA GTCATGGTCTGGATTCATGGTGGAGGGTTTGTTTTAGGGTCAGCTTCTGTGTATGATGGCTCCGCTCTGGCTGCTTACCAGGATATGGTTATAGTTCTGATCCAGTACCGTTTGGGACTTCTGGGCTTTCTCAG CACTGGAGATGAACACATTTCTGGGAACTTTGGCATGTTGGACCAGGTAGAAGCTCTGAGGTGGATCCAGCAGCACATTCACAACTTTGGAGGAAACCCAGATTTAGTTACAATATTTGGGGAGTCTGCTGGAGGAGTTAGCGCATCTTTAATG CTTCTCTCGCCGTTGTCTGATGGCCTATTCCACCGTGCCATTGCTGAGAGTGGCACCGCGGGAATGGATGCTATTTTTGTGAATGATCCTCTGCCAGTAGCACAG ATGGTGGCAAATTCATCTGGCTGTAGCCTGGAAAGCACAGAGAAGATCGCTGATTGCATGAAGAGCCTTGACATAAACACTATTGAGGCTTTGGCAAAG GATAAAAACTTGAGAATCTCTATAAATATTGATGGACATTTCCTGAAAAAAACAGTGGACGAGCTGTTCCGTACACATGAAGTTCTTACTGTACCATTCATGACAGGCATTAATAATGATGAAGGGGGCTggatgcttgctaat TTTTTTGTTCCTCCAAACTGGACAGAGGGGATTGATCGGGAGCATTTCATGAACTTTCTGCACTTCTTCTTCCCTAAT CCCGAAGATGCAATCCTTAGAGATTTAATATTAGATGAATATATTGGAACGGGTGAAGATCGTGTGAAAAATAGAGATGGGATCACTGAGCTGTTAGGGGATATCATTTTCAACATTCCTGCCATTAAGACCGCTACTGCCCACAGag ATGCAGGTGCTGATGTATACCTTTATGAGTACCAGTATCCTCTAAAAATCCTGAAAGCAAAAAGGCCAAGCTTTGTTGGGAGTGACCATGGAGATGAGATCTTTACAGTTCTCGGATTATGCTTTACAACTAAACATGTCAAATTATCCg AGCCTTGcactgaagaggaggagcagttCAGCAGAACCATGATGAGCTACTGGAGCAACTTCGCTCACACGGG GTCTCCTAATGGGGATGGGCTTGCCCCCTGGCCAAAGTACGGCGTAGAAGAAGGATACTTGTCACTTGATATAAAGGAGCAGGTAGCCGGCCAGCACCTTAGGAAGAACCGGTTTGTCTTCATGACTCAGACTCTCCCAGAGAAGGTTCGACAACACAAAGAGAAGATGGAGCGCAACGAGCTGTAG